The genome window CATGTCGCGGCGCTCGCGGTAGAGCTCGCGCATCTTCGCGACCGGCGTCTGGTCGCCGGTGAGCGCCGCGATGCCCGCTTCTTGCACGGCCTGGAAGATGCCGGAGTCGACATTCGTCTTGACTTTGCCGAGGCCCGCGACGAGCGCGCGATTGCCGGCGGCGAAGCCGACGCGCCAGCCGGTCATGTTGTAGGTCTTCGAGAGCGAGTGGAACTCGATCGCGAGGTCGCGCGCGCCGGGCGTCGCCAGGAAGCTCGGCGGCGGCTCGTCGAAGTAGATCTCGGAGTAGGCGTTGTCGTGGGCGACGATGATGCCGTGGCGATCGGCGAAGGCGACGACGTCCGCGAAGAACTGGCGAGAGGCGAGGGCGCCGGTCGGGTTGTTCGGATAGCCGATCCACATGAGCTTGGCGCGCTTCGCGACCTCCTCCGGAATCGCCTCGAGGTCGGGGAGGAAGCCGTTCTCGGCGCGCAGCGGCATCGGGTAGACGGTGCCGCCGTTGAATTGCGTGCCGATCGAGTACACCGGGTAGCCCGGGTCGGGCACGAGAACGATATCGCCGGGATCGACGAAGGCGACCGCCATGTTGGCGATGCCCTCCTTGGAGCCGATCAGCGACACGACCTCGGTTGCCGGATCGACCTGCACCGCGAAGCGCTTCTCGAGGTAGCTCGCGGCGGCGGCGCGGAAGCTCGGCATGCCCTCGTAGTCGGGATAGCGGTGGTTCGCCGGCCGGGTCGCGGCCTGCTGGAGGGCGGCCACGATGTGCGGAAACGTCGGGCTGTCGGGGTCGCCGATGCCGAGGCTTATGAGGTCGACGCCGCGCGCGGCGACCTCTTTCTTCATGCGGTCGATCTCGGCGAAGAGATACGGCGGCAGCTTGCGAATTCTCTCGGCAGGAAGGATACTTACGGGCAC of Deltaproteobacteria bacterium contains these proteins:
- a CDS encoding LL-diaminopimelate aminotransferase, whose protein sequence is MLPAERIRKLPPYLFAEIDRMKKEVAARGVDLISLGIGDPDSPTFPHIVAALQQAATRPANHRYPDYEGMPSFRAAAASYLEKRFAVQVDPATEVVSLIGSKEGIANMAVAFVDPGDIVLVPDPGYPVYSIGTQFNGGTVYPMPLRAENGFLPDLEAIPEEVAKRAKLMWIGYPNNPTGALASRQFFADVVAFADRHGIIVAHDNAYSEIYFDEPPPSFLATPGARDLAIEFHSLSKTYNMTGWRVGFAAGNRALVAGLGKVKTNVDSGIFQAVQEAGIAALTGDQTPVAKMRELYRERRDMILPALASLGLAAQPMRGTFYVWVACPRGFTSTSLVAKLLQDVGVVATPGSGFGAAGEGYIRFSLTVATPRLAEAVERLKTLKL